In Primulina huaijiensis isolate GDHJ02 chromosome 4, ASM1229523v2, whole genome shotgun sequence, the DNA window TCTCCTCTCTCTTTTGCTTAGCATCTtctaagaaataaataaatattaaatgatgaaaatagaaATCGATTAATTTTTCAAACTGGGAAAATTAAACTTTATGCAAAGATTTATAGAGATGAAATATTAAGATGTGACCTGGATCATAGGGCTTGTTTCTTGATGCAACTTGAAAGTAGAGGATACCTGTGaggataaaatttaattttttttaaaaaaataaaataaaataattgtttttttttaaaaaataaataaaataaaagggtCTAAAAATTTTGCCTTAGAAAGGCAGAATAGAGAAAGAAATAGAGCAAGAACCACTTGTGTAACCATATTTTGAGCTTCAAGTATGAAGAACTTTGGTTATGCTTCTATATTTATAGGTGggactaaattaattaaaagatGCTGCTTATTCTATTCAGACACTATTTGGCTAAAtagtttataaaatattttcacaaataaaaaatcttataatttttaaaaagaatctaataatattttatgttaaaaaaaattttaaataatatttcaaatcgTGTTATTCCGTTGTAAAAGTTTTAttctaaatattttcaatattttttctttatgtCGATATTAGAATTTTGATTTCGAAAAACGACGATCGAGTTTGAATGAGTGTTTGAGCTGGTAGAATAGACAGATGTTTGATAAATgattataaatttgattttctttaatatttttcgAACAAACATGTTACATAAAATTACCTACATTAAATTCCATCCTCAACAAATTTCGCTCTTTATTTAATTCTTTGGATGTACATCCATCCCTCGCCAAATGTATACAGAGATCTTGTTGGAGTTGGTGCtgacaaaaatatgaaatttcagaaaatttagTCGTGGCCAGCTGTGAATtgaatgaaataataattaaatattttatgtaaaaaaattattaaattaaattaaaactaTAAAAAATCTTACTTCGAATAAATAATTAGGTTTGTCGGTGTAAAATTATCaagattaatttttatatactaaaatatgaataaattaCTAAATTTTTATAGGATATGAACTCAAAACCTTTGGCTACAATATTAGTGTATTAGAAATCAATTGGTTGAAGGATTAATACATTTACTTTACTTATTAATAAAACTATAATTAACTGTGACGATTcaacttaaatatttaaaatcattaatagCTCAAATATCATGTATTGATCGCTATCTTTACATGGTAATTCATTGTTGTTTTCTAACAATGACATTTAAACTTGTGTTTTCGTTTCGGTAAGTATTCAAATTTaagttttgatattttcaagTTAGATTATGTTccattttttatctttttttttatgaagtGCTTATGTGACGTCTAACACGTCAGTATTTTCTGGTGTTAGGTAAGAATTATCCAACTCTATGTCAGCACTCCATAAAAAAGGACCTAAAGTCAAAAAATAATTCGATTTACAGaagcaaaaaacaaaaatatattaactaGAGGATCATTTTGGCTACattctattatattttaaagtaggtctcctgtgagacaatctcacggcTCCGTGATAATAAGTTGACTTGGTTCATACTTacattgataaataatatttttaacaattttttttgataaattgaatCAGATccgatatatgtctcacaaaattgactaatAAGACAATTGTCAATCAATTTCTTGTCTTAATCGATTgtaaatttaattgaaaatagATTTTAGTCGACATCTCCTTATCTCCATGCAGAGGGGGAAGGTACAATTTCCTTTGGATCCCCTATTAGTAGATGGGATATCGATGATCCAGCTGTTTTCTCCTTTTGGTGGTGCATTCCAACTCAGTTTGATGGAAAGAGACGTTCAATGTCATTCGTATATTTGAGGGTGGCAAAACCCCGAAAATCCAGATCTAGTTTCACTCTCGTCTCGAAAAAATTCCGACTCTGATTTTTTTCGGTTTAACCAAGGTCCGGAGACAGATTGAGAAACTAATATCCATCAGACGAGATTCTCGGCTCGACCTGACCCGATTCGagttgattattttaattttttcaaaaaaaaatttattatattattaacacATTGCGTtgtaagatttttattttaaatcaaatattatcgggtcaaatatcatataaaaattgacTAACTTTTTTAAAAAGGGTTAGCCCACATATTTATGATGATTAAGGgtttaaataaaattgttaattgattcatccaaaaaaaaattcacgtagaaaaatattataatttaaataaaatcatacatAATAAAAGATAGTTTATCATAACTTTCTTCTTTTTAGTCTAACTTAGAAGAGTGAAGAAATCACATTGTTGTTTACACCTTTATATTAATCGGGATATCATTTTCATACTCGAGGAGATCTTGAACTTTCGGGATATCTTTTCCCTACTCGAATAGATCCCAAAGTTTTGAGTCCCGATGTTTTCGGGCATATGATCGGaagacaaaaatattttcaattcttATATGGACGATAATTGGATAAGGGGTTACAGGACAGGTCCAAACCCGATTCCACTCCTACATATATCTACacgcaaatatatatttttgactCATGCAACggtctcataagagtttttgtgtctGATCGAAGACctatttcacaaaattaacttaTGTGACGGTCttgttaagaaattattattatcctaaagttttggtgattgacaaaatcaaaacaacacCTAACTGTTTCAAGAAAACAGCcacaatttattttgtataatagGAACACTTCAAACTGTTTGGATCTCAATCGCCTACACCATTTCAGCAGCTTGAATAAGTTTCAACCGTCAGAAGATTTCCAACTGGTTATTCAAAGTCTTCAACCGCTTCATTAAATAGCTATTCATTGTTCACTTAATGAAAGACATTTTATGACCGGCTCAGGACATTCAATGGTTTTGCACCGCTACAAGACAACCGTGTCCTGCGGTAGTCCCAATAAAATATCTTCATTAATGTCAATATCCCAGAATAAAAAGATTGCTTAAACATCCTACAAGTTCTGATGAAGCTAACAACTACTACAAAAGGATGCTCAACAGTAACTTTTCAAATGAATGAGATTCAAAGCTGCACAAGCAAAGAGAACATTAAATGTTTACTGAAGAACATCTAATATTGTTGCAGCTGATAGTGACACATCATTCCAATGCTACAGGTTTACGTTACACATTTTTTCGACCGTTGGAATGATAGTTTATaaaagaagagttgaagaatgcAGAATACAACATCGATCAACTAAGCTTTTCAACCGTGCGATTGCTATATTATTAAGCTTGCATACTTGAAGATTTAGAGTGCACCTAAAGTTCATACACTTCATCGCTCATCAAAGCACGCACTCAACAGAAATATATATGATCATTCAATGATCATTTTCGTGCTATTAAAACATAACGTTTTCTTTACATCAGTAACAtttggttatttgattgattgtgtTGTCTAATGAACCGAAGGTTCTTAAAATAcagaagtgtaaagtgatcactaagagttccaaaacaGGCACTGTGATAAGTTTTGATTGGAGTGAATTGTTGCAATAagtttgtaaagccaaagtcttttagtggaatccttcctAAAGAGAAAGAAATATGACGTATGAGTTTTATCTCTgaacattcataaaaatcatgtgtcTTTACTTTCCGCGAACATCTACATTTCAAACATTTTCTTGTTAGCAAGTCAGCCAACCGGTTGAAGTCATCAttagaaattttgaaccatttttcgcacttttcaagtggttcatATTTCTAACCGTTCGAGAAAAAttttcaaccgcctaaaaacatttgaaatcaaattttaaaatcaacgatttttaaagagtttattcaccctctCTAAACTCTTTCCTGATCCTAACAGGTCTCACAAAAGTATTTGtgtcataaaaaatattgatacaaGAATCCGAcgacatatataaatattaatattatttaaacaatacacatataataacattaattgttattattattattatcattatcggGGCGAGTCCGAAAATAGGGATATCATCCCCGTACCTAACCCAATCTGCTGcgagaattttaaaaaaatcatgaaatccACACACCATAACACGCCCCTTGAAGTATACCTCATCCGTATACCCAAAAATTAGGGATGACAACGGGTCTAAGTTGGGGTGGGTTTGGCCAAACCCAAGATCCGCTCCACGAATTCGAAGAGTCCAATCCAGGTTGGACCCGtcgaaaatatataatttatatttatttaaataaaaaatttaaaaattaacaaatcataaatttatatgccttaatttataatttaaatattaaagaaaaaaatactatCATAAGTTAAAATATATCGATTTATATTcaattaataacaaaaaaatattgtaataatatattaattatttagtatgaaaagtataatcatatatatagatacacacacatatctatatatatatattatattcttaaatatatatgcatattttgAGGGGACGAGTCTGACCAAACTCGGGACCCAGTCCAGACCGGCTTGTAGACTCGTTAGTCCAGGTCTAAATGTGAGAACCTGAATTTCCAACAGTAGCTAGCAGCAGCTAGCAATATTCAATAGCAATGCAAAATTCcagcagaagctaacaattccagcAGCAACTACTATTTCAGATGCTTGTATTTTCCAGCAGATAGAATCCAGCAACAGAAGAGTTTAGTAGAGCGATATTCCAGCAGATAGCTACTGATTctgcttatgacttgtaactgaaatatttaacattaaaataaagGCTGTTAAAAGCTGTTAATGACAGATTATGGCCATTAATTGGGAGGCTAACAGTCAGatttttgcctataaataacaccttCAAATCTCTTAATTGGTGTTACACAAAACTTGAGTTATCAATTGAAATTCGAGCTAAGAGAGTTCCTTTTCTGAGCAAgtaaaatccagtagcgagaGAAAGCAGATTtcagacttcaaccgaaacttctagcaaattacggtaagtgagcttatgtataaatatcttgaaaacagtttgataattcctgttttgaagcaaagtatatgtattttttatctctaatttttgaagcaatgaaacctagtgaactaatgatatgaatatatattctgaaacatTCTTGATTCCTGATTTCTAATTTCTGGCCTCACTCCTTataggagagaacatataggggactgatatcagtttagccatgaaattcacaaacgtgctcagtgcttgcttgttaaattttaagttttgatttctgttctgaagcCTGTTATTCTTAAATATTGATTCCTGTTCTGAAAGTAAGagtttctgtatattattttgtattactgtttctgttaaaaatgattttgaaagatgggagttattcccgccctcgcttactgagtgacgaccAAATCACTCACCCACAAAactcatctcagataagaacgaggaagaattgttagaagaagaagagcaatATCAGTTCTagggctggtgaagaagactgtGGTTCTCagttataatttatgtttttatattcCGTTGCATCTGTTAAGACATTGTTAtgtctggttttacatttccgctgtaaacCATTAGttatttgagtttgtatcagacaatgaaatattcagtattatgaataaaaagactggtttctgaatgttgtacttctgaggcttgttgttttcgaatgtaaatttgagagcaacgccagTGTCGACCAACCTCGTCCCTGAGACGTGACACTAAACCTTTTTCCCTTGAGACGAGACGAGTTTAATGCGAACCCGACCCATTGTCATCTCTAACAAAAATTCCTCCTCTTCTCTTATTTAGCCACGGATTATTCAAGTTgggtttttatttttggatatgCGTAACTAAAACTCCCAAGACCTTGAATACCTCTCTTTTTATGCAAACAGTTGGACCATTCTCTTTCATAGACCCATATATGATAACCTCAGTTTGGTACAAAAACCATTTTACACattctaaaataataataaaatcaaacattttacactttgatatgaaatataatgtacatgcataaaaattcttTTGTAATATTCATTAGtgtttttcaagaatttttggaaaaaaatttagaaaatgcATTTATTAGTAGATTATATTGAAATATATGGCGTATTCTTGATTTCGTCATATTGTCccaaaaatttattgaattgtTGATGTCGTACTacacatttaattattttgttatatgaagtattttaatattttaggtAATAGATTTGAATGAGCTGATTTCAAGCTACtcctatatttttattaagagataaaaaaatccaaaatttttttaaatttataaataaatataatataataatcaaattatgAGTTCGAAAAATCATTACTTTCCTCGATCCATAAAAAACGCAAGTGAGTTTTCTCACATATCACCTCCTTAcctaaaattacaaattaatttattaagttaatTTACCTTTCTCAATCACATAACTTTTTCttacatatttttaatatcTTATCTTTTGTACATTATTAGCTAAATTTTGTGGCTCCCACGAGTGCCATAATGTTTGGAACAACAAACCaaaaatatagaaatatttACGTGAAATATGTTTAAATAACAAAAGTTGAGCTAAGGCAGTCATTTATCATCTTTCAAAATTCATAGGGAAGACAGGTTAAAAACATTTGTTTCAAGTTTCAACGCAAACTATAGTCTTTATTATCGAACAAAATTCACAAGATACAAACAcagttaaaaaaaagaaaaatgtttctACGCCCCAATGGGTAGCTTGGATGATAGGATATCGTGAGTCCCGAGAAGAGATCAAGGGTTCTGTCTCTCCTGCCTCTATCATCTCAGCTTTGAGTCTGTCACATAGGCAAAACTTGCCTTGTATGGTTTTCCTTGTCAATGTGATTTGCAAGTTATTGCGTCGATCTTTTGGGTTTACCAGAACGTACCAAAGTTAGCAGCTGCGATTCCCaaagtcaaaaaaaaaagattgtttCTACGTGCCGAGATTACTACAATACCCTTTGCGATTTGCGGCGGCGTCACATGGGAATGTGAAGAAACTATTGTGACTATACAAAACTTGAACACAATCAATGGTAACCCTTTGATCCTCTAGACTGGTAGAGTTCCAATCTCTTCTTCCCTTCACACGCCAAGGTTTCGATTTCTTTGTCTTGCATTAGATTGGCTTGCTTTGTAGCCCATTCCAGCACGATCAGCACGTCGTCCTGAGCCAACGTCTCGCTATCAGGGACATGCAATGCGAGGTAACAGAGCAATACGAAGGAAGGGACCTGCACCATTTGCTCGCCGAAGTAGATCAATGGGATCAAATGTTTAGTCCCACAGGCACTGATTATGGCCTTGGAGTGATTTATATGCAGGAAGTTGTCGCTTGAGGCGAATTTGTTAAGTGCTATGGCCGCCTCACTTGTCACTTCAGGCTCCCTATCATCCAGCAACTTTACTAATGGGGCGATGAATCTTGTCTCTGTTGCACGAAAAGTTCTTGCCAAGTTTCCTATGGACCTAATGCTGGGAATGAGGAGTTCCGAGTCTGCTTTTTCGATGATTCTTAGGAACTGGTCCACGACAGCTTTGGCAGCAGGAGTAGTAGGTTTAAAGGCAGAACGCCTCAGTTCCGCGTCTCGTTCGGCTACTGCTGTGATCTCCATTAGTGCCATTGCTGAATTGTATTGAACTTCTTCAGGCCCTTTCTCCAATAAAACAGCAAAGCATAGAAGGGCTCTTGATTCAGTTATGCTGCGACAGATGGTTATATTACCGGCACAGAGGTGGCGTAGAGCTCTAGCTGCCATGGCCTTCATCTCCGCCTTTGTTGCAGGATCTTCGAATTCCCTTCCCTTGATGCTGTTTCCAGTCAAGGCAAAATGGTGCTTGTGCTGTTGATGATTAGTTTTCGAGTTTTTGTGGGTAGGTTTTGTGTTGCTTTCATGAGAAGGCTGGGTGGCCTTGCCTTTGAGGTTCATGCTTGATTTCATGGCAACTGTGTTTGTAACAAGATTGTGCATATGGCTGGTGCTTTCATTCCCCACAGGGTGCATGATTTGGCTTTGAAACTGCTTGTCCTCGTCTTCATGCCTAATGCTACTACCATCATCATTCTTGGTTGTGTTTGAGTTGGAATTCGCCAGCACAACCGTGTGAATCGACATATTTTGCTTACTTATTAGATACTTGCTATGTTCTTGAATAGTTTCAAAGGCAAGATGACTAACCAGCAATCGAATTGTGTTGTTCTGCGCGAAATGATCCTGGCATTTGGGATGATGTGCGGCCAACTCAGAGACAGCCCAAGCAACGACAACCTGAACACTCATATGTCCTTCTTTGAGGATTTTCGCAAACACTTGACAAACTCCTGAATTGACAATGTGTTCGACGCTTTCCGGATCCCTTCCGAGCAACCCTATGGCTCTAGCTGCATTTTCTTGCCCTTCTTGCCTCCCTTCCTTAGCCAATTTCAGCAATGGAGGTACTCCTCCTTCCTCAACGATCAATTTCCCATACCTATCATTATCCCTTGCCAATGATACGAGCGACGCAGCAGCATCCGCACGCTCCTCCAAACTACCCGAGCACAAGATCGCAATTTGTTCCCATATCAAGCATAAAATTGGCTCATTCGCAGCAATAGGAGGGAGTCCAAGATACTCATCATCGCGATCATCAGCCGGGGTCGATACACGAAGCAGCCACGAGACATCCCCGATCGAATTTTCGAGCTGTTGGGAGATTTTTCTGAAGGCAGCTGCAGGAATGATGGTGAAGATGCGCCTGAAGCCATTCGCACGGCACTTGAAAACAAGGGTCAGGGCCTTGTCGAGGACTTGCTCGGTGTCATCGATGATGCGGCGCGTGGGGCGCTCGTAGAGGTCGCTGCTGGCTCGCGCTGCCTGCCGGAGGAGGCCTGCGAGCTTCTCGGTCTTGGCCTTGATTTCCAGGCAATCTTGGCGAAAGGAGCTGGCACCGTCGGACCATTTTATCACCTCGTCCGCCAACTGTATCGGCTTCGCGAGGATTTGTTTCACAATGTCCGCCATTTGTCACAGCGGACTCCTCAACAAGAATCCAAGATCACCCTCCGACAAAATGATGCAAAAAACAAGAACACAAATCCCGCGATTATACAAATCTAACCAGAGACTCTTTTACACACGATTCGTCTCACGTGACTATATTTCTTCTCTAAACACAAAATTTTCCTTGTTCATCAGATCGAGGATCAGACTCTCGAATTCCGGCTAAAAGGGTGCAAAGAAAATGTAATGACAGATTCTGGCTTGTGGGCTGGACTCTGCATGGCGATGGCAATCACGGGGGTGGTGGGATACGGCGGCGTGACGGTGGTGGGGGAGTTATTTAATGGTGAAACGCATACATCTCAGAGTCTTTTGGTTTTGCATTGCAACAAAAAAAGAACGACTGTTACAACCTTAATAATAGGATACCCTTTTGATTGGTCGACAAAATGCATGAGGCCAAAAACCTGCGAATCCCTTTCGGAGAGACTGACTTTGgtacacttcatttttttttatcttattcGGAATTTTCTATGCTTACAGCTTATTTTTCACGTTCTCAAATATAAGAACGTAGGTAAAACGGGCCAAcattatcgatattcacaataaaaagtaatactttaagcataaaaagtagtatttttttatggatgacccaaataagaaatccgtctaaaaaatacgacccgtgagaccgtctcacacaagtttttgccttcaaATATTAGCTTTTCATCtcgatttttataaaaatttgacGGAcccacataatttaattatattaaaataagaaaaaaaaacactcCTAACACCATT includes these proteins:
- the LOC140975513 gene encoding uncharacterized protein, translating into MADIVKQILAKPIQLADEVIKWSDGASSFRQDCLEIKAKTEKLAGLLRQAARASSDLYERPTRRIIDDTEQVLDKALTLVFKCRANGFRRIFTIIPAAAFRKISQQLENSIGDVSWLLRVSTPADDRDDEYLGLPPIAANEPILCLIWEQIAILCSGSLEERADAAASLVSLARDNDRYGKLIVEEGGVPPLLKLAKEGRQEGQENAARAIGLLGRDPESVEHIVNSGVCQVFAKILKEGHMSVQVVVAWAVSELAAHHPKCQDHFAQNNTIRLLVSHLAFETIQEHSKYLISKQNMSIHTVVLANSNSNTTKNDDGSSIRHEDEDKQFQSQIMHPVGNESTSHMHNLVTNTVAMKSSMNLKGKATQPSHESNTKPTHKNSKTNHQQHKHHFALTGNSIKGREFEDPATKAEMKAMAARALRHLCAGNITICRSITESRALLCFAVLLEKGPEEVQYNSAMALMEITAVAERDAELRRSAFKPTTPAAKAVVDQFLRIIEKADSELLIPSIRSIGNLARTFRATETRFIAPLVKLLDDREPEVTSEAAIALNKFASSDNFLHINHSKAIISACGTKHLIPLIYFGEQMVQVPSFVLLCYLALHVPDSETLAQDDVLIVLEWATKQANLMQDKEIETLACEGKKRLELYQSRGSKGYH